The Exiguobacterium aurantiacum DSM 6208 genome includes a window with the following:
- a CDS encoding MBL fold metallo-hydrolase has translation MLLRYFYDEKLAQASYMVGCQMTGEAVVIDPARNITPYLQEAEKEGMNIVATAETHIHADFVSGSLELAKRTGSKAYLSDEGDASWKYAFAKDIDSQLVKEGDTFKVGNVTLEVMHTPGHTPEHISFLLYDRNQTQPMGIFTGDFVFVGDIGRPDLLEEAAGVKGTTAIGAEQMFDSLNKFKALPDFVQVWPGHGAGSACGKALGAIPTSTVGYEKATNWALQMTDKDAFIKELTTDQPEPPNYFAMMKKVNKEGIEVTNTLPRPEVVGADRLDKLVNDTQVIDTRRGEDFAKGHVPGTINIPYNTKFVSWAGWLVNFDEDITLIASADDVEQVQIDLQSIGMDKLRYIVPVEELGQELLTETYTDVTAEQAIDSAEKGDVFVLDVRNATEWNASHYEKAERILLGKLARDHEGLPTDKTIAVHCASGVRSRMAASVLQSLGYKDIQNILGGYGAMKTVLNAEQIR, from the coding sequence ATGTTATTACGTTATTTCTATGATGAAAAATTAGCACAAGCTTCATATATGGTCGGTTGCCAGATGACAGGCGAGGCCGTCGTCATCGACCCGGCCCGCAACATCACACCTTACTTGCAAGAAGCCGAAAAAGAAGGTATGAACATCGTCGCCACGGCAGAGACACACATTCACGCCGACTTCGTCTCAGGGTCACTCGAGCTCGCCAAGCGCACTGGTTCGAAAGCGTACTTGTCAGATGAAGGCGACGCTTCGTGGAAGTATGCCTTCGCGAAAGACATCGACTCACAACTCGTCAAAGAAGGCGACACGTTCAAAGTCGGTAACGTCACGCTCGAAGTCATGCACACACCAGGTCACACGCCAGAACATATCTCGTTCTTGCTCTACGACCGCAACCAGACCCAACCGATGGGTATCTTCACAGGCGACTTCGTCTTCGTCGGCGACATCGGTCGTCCTGACTTGCTCGAAGAAGCAGCCGGTGTGAAAGGCACGACAGCGATCGGCGCCGAGCAAATGTTCGATTCGCTCAACAAATTCAAAGCTCTTCCTGACTTCGTCCAAGTATGGCCTGGCCACGGTGCCGGCAGTGCTTGCGGAAAAGCGCTCGGCGCGATCCCAACATCGACGGTCGGTTACGAGAAAGCGACGAACTGGGCGCTTCAAATGACAGACAAAGATGCGTTCATCAAAGAGTTGACGACGGACCAACCGGAGCCGCCGAACTACTTCGCGATGATGAAGAAAGTGAATAAGGAAGGCATCGAAGTGACGAACACTCTTCCACGTCCGGAAGTCGTCGGTGCTGACCGTCTCGACAAGCTTGTGAACGACACGCAAGTCATCGATACACGTAGAGGCGAAGATTTCGCCAAAGGTCACGTCCCGGGCACGATCAACATCCCATACAACACGAAGTTCGTCTCATGGGCTGGCTGGCTCGTCAACTTCGACGAAGACATCACGCTCATCGCGAGCGCTGACGACGTCGAGCAAGTTCAAATCGACTTACAATCAATCGGCATGGATAAACTCCGCTACATCGTTCCTGTCGAAGAGCTCGGTCAAGAGCTGTTGACGGAAACGTACACGGACGTGACGGCCGAACAAGCGATCGATTCAGCTGAAAAAGGTGACGTCTTCGTTCTTGATGTCCGTAACGCGACAGAATGGAACGCAAGCCACTATGAGAAAGCCGAACGTATCTTGCTCGGAAAACTCGCACGCGACCACGAAGGTCTCCCGACAGACAAAACGATCGCCGTCCACTGTGCGTCAGGCGTCCGTTCACGCATGGCAGCGAGTGTCCTCCAATCGCTCGGCTACAAGGATATCCAAAACATCCTCGGTGGCTATGGCGCGATGAAGACAGTCCTCAATGCAGAACAAATTCGCTAA